A genomic region of Methanothermobacter sp. CaT2 contains the following coding sequences:
- a CDS encoding peptidase, with protein MEETRRYLDKIGIGAPRGESEKRFSDGGQYRFEVPGIQRPAAMAALIDAMEQQDVRVHRVTQTRGIMLLTDTEIEEMAGMSREAGIELFLSVGPRATYDTSASARTPEGARIGYRLRGYDNLVYAVEDVKRAAELGVRGIVVYDEGLLWVLGRMRGDGELPADLHLKVSAHCGHGNPASARLLQDIGADSLNPVRDLQIPMLASLREAIDISIDVHTENPKSSGGFIRHYEVPDIIRYAAPVYLKTGGSVAGHHGWETTEAQARERIRQVVLVRDMIERYYPEAILSEGGDLAVPVGGG; from the coding sequence TTGGAAGAAACCCGCAGATACCTTGATAAGATTGGAATAGGGGCCCCCAGGGGCGAATCAGAGAAGAGATTCAGTGATGGTGGACAGTACAGATTTGAGGTTCCGGGCATACAGAGGCCCGCTGCCATGGCAGCCCTCATAGATGCAATGGAGCAGCAGGATGTCAGGGTCCACAGGGTGACACAGACCCGTGGCATAATGCTCCTCACAGACACCGAGATTGAGGAGATGGCAGGGATGTCCCGTGAGGCAGGCATTGAACTCTTCCTGAGCGTGGGACCAAGGGCCACCTATGATACCAGCGCCTCTGCAAGGACCCCCGAGGGTGCAAGGATAGGCTACAGGCTCAGGGGATATGATAACCTTGTCTACGCAGTTGAGGACGTTAAGAGGGCAGCCGAACTCGGCGTCAGGGGTATAGTGGTCTATGACGAGGGCCTCCTCTGGGTCCTTGGAAGGATGCGGGGGGATGGTGAACTTCCAGCCGACCTCCACCTTAAGGTCTCAGCTCACTGCGGCCACGGGAATCCTGCCTCAGCACGCCTGCTCCAGGATATTGGTGCGGACTCCCTTAACCCGGTGAGGGACCTCCAGATACCGATGCTGGCATCACTCAGGGAGGCCATCGACATCTCAATTGATGTTCACACAGAGAACCCGAAGTCCTCAGGTGGATTCATAAGGCACTACGAGGTCCCGGATATCATAAGGTACGCAGCGCCGGTCTACCTCAAGACGGGGGGCTCTGTGGCAGGACATCATGGCTGGGAGACCACCGAGGCCCAGGCCCGTGAGAGGATAAGGCAGGTGGTCCTTGTGAGGGACATGATAGAGCGCTACTACCCTGAGGCCATCCTATCTGAGGGCGGTGACCTGGCTGTACCCGTGGGGGGAGGATAG
- the ahaH gene encoding ATP synthase archaeal subunit H — translation MTTISEAITTIKKAENDADRLIQEAREKSSQLLDEARNRSAELLEKAERDASEKGDEIIAEAEERARKEAIEISGKAKREVETMKSAAMGKVPEAASLIVKSIL, via the coding sequence ATGACAACGATATCTGAAGCTATCACTACCATAAAGAAGGCTGAGAATGATGCTGACAGGTTAATACAGGAGGCCAGAGAAAAATCATCCCAGTTACTCGACGAAGCCAGGAACAGATCCGCAGAGCTCCTTGAAAAGGCAGAGCGAGATGCCAGTGAGAAGGGCGATGAGATCATAGCGGAGGCAGAGGAAAGAGCCAGGAAGGAAGCCATTGAAATCTCAGGGAAGGCAAAACGTGAAGTGGAGACAATGAAATCAGCGGCAATGGGGAAGGTCCCGGAGGCTGCCAGTCTTATTGTGAAAAGTATCTTGTAG
- a CDS encoding MmgE/PrpD family protein has protein sequence MTRRLAEFVSSLSYSDIPPDATEMARLCFLDFLGVALRGSSEMSGLMALGAMGKGSGGATIIGHGRGDTERAALLNGIFAHNLDLDDGHRGAQMHPGSCVIPAALAAAEATGATFRDFITAMVAGYEAAIFMGILANPGHRELGFHTTGTCGTFGAAAAASRIICSDVDAVVNALGIAGTQAAGLLESDHAGTMAKHLHAGRAAQSGLISARLAFHGFTGAESVIEGDEGFLRAMCRSDGYGGEAPEVGAFHIRNVYLKRYPVCRHLHSTLDAAAEIIRENDFRASEIEEVIVSTYRIAAEHDSYSPATVEAVRQSLPVSLGILLEGGELRVEDLEGGFSPEMASRIRIEVDPDMEELRNMRPSRVTVRLRNGEVLTAYRELPRGEPEEPYTWDDIVEKFRELNPGYETERLEVIKEADQEPVAEVMLELSGR, from the coding sequence ATGACCAGAAGACTTGCGGAGTTTGTATCATCACTCTCATACAGTGACATACCCCCAGATGCCACTGAAATGGCCAGACTATGCTTCCTGGACTTCCTTGGAGTTGCACTGAGGGGCTCCTCTGAGATGAGCGGGCTGATGGCACTGGGGGCCATGGGTAAGGGCTCAGGCGGGGCCACCATCATCGGCCATGGCAGGGGCGACACCGAAAGGGCAGCCCTCCTCAACGGCATATTCGCCCATAACCTTGACCTTGACGATGGACACCGGGGGGCCCAGATGCACCCTGGTTCATGTGTGATCCCGGCAGCCCTTGCAGCTGCCGAGGCAACCGGGGCCACCTTCAGGGACTTCATAACAGCCATGGTCGCCGGATACGAGGCAGCAATCTTCATGGGCATCCTCGCCAATCCAGGACACAGGGAGCTTGGATTCCATACGACAGGAACCTGCGGAACATTCGGAGCTGCAGCGGCAGCCTCAAGGATCATCTGTTCCGATGTGGATGCCGTCGTCAATGCCCTGGGGATTGCAGGCACCCAGGCAGCAGGGCTCCTGGAATCTGACCATGCCGGGACAATGGCAAAGCACCTCCACGCGGGCAGGGCAGCCCAGTCTGGACTGATATCCGCCAGGCTCGCTTTCCATGGATTCACAGGCGCAGAATCAGTGATCGAGGGAGATGAGGGATTCCTGCGTGCAATGTGCCGTTCAGATGGCTACGGGGGTGAAGCACCCGAAGTCGGAGCTTTCCATATAAGGAACGTTTACCTCAAGAGGTACCCTGTCTGCAGGCACCTCCACTCCACCCTGGATGCTGCAGCCGAGATAATCAGGGAGAATGATTTCAGGGCATCGGAGATAGAGGAGGTCATAGTCTCAACCTACAGGATCGCAGCAGAGCATGACAGCTACTCCCCGGCTACCGTGGAGGCTGTGCGGCAGAGCCTCCCGGTCTCACTGGGCATACTGCTTGAGGGGGGAGAGCTGAGGGTTGAAGACCTTGAGGGTGGATTTTCCCCAGAGATGGCCTCCCGGATAAGGATTGAGGTGGACCCTGATATGGAGGAGCTCCGGAACATGAGACCTTCAAGGGTGACGGTGAGGCTCAGAAACGGTGAGGTCCTTACAGCCTACAGGGAGCTCCCCCGGGGTGAACCCGAGGAACCCTACACCTGGGATGATATTGTTGAGAAGTTCAGGGAACTGAACCCTGGATATGAAACAGAGAGGCTTGAGGTCATAAAAGAGGCGGATCAGGAACCTGTTGCTGAGGTGATGCTGGAGCTGTCTGGCAGGTGA
- a CDS encoding citryl-CoA lyase — translation MAIGKESLEQVFRSGSPRWRTSITRVEPNRIVTRGYSQEDLIGGVSFSEMVYLLIRGELPPQNVARMLEAVLVSFCDHGVTPPSTQAARMIASAGSPVHACIAGGLLAFGKNHAGAIERSMKLFQETVSSCDSEDEIPDAAVRLVDDHLQANRRVPGFGHRYHNADPRAVRLLELAEDYGCVGPHTSLALEVQEILLERKGVRMNVDGANAGILSDMGFDWRTGAGVFMIGRLPGLISHVYEEKVREPAFRKFFEIEEIHYDGEEERDLSAGADLEPMPE, via the coding sequence ATGGCTATAGGAAAGGAATCACTTGAGCAGGTATTCAGGTCGGGTTCCCCCAGGTGGAGGACCTCCATTACGCGTGTTGAGCCTAACCGTATTGTTACGAGGGGTTATTCTCAGGAGGATCTTATTGGTGGTGTTTCCTTTTCTGAGATGGTTTATCTTCTGATCAGGGGTGAGCTGCCCCCTCAGAATGTTGCCCGTATGCTTGAGGCTGTCCTGGTGTCCTTCTGTGATCATGGTGTCACCCCTCCGAGTACTCAGGCTGCCCGTATGATTGCTTCGGCTGGTTCCCCGGTTCATGCCTGTATTGCGGGGGGTCTTCTGGCCTTTGGTAAGAATCATGCTGGTGCCATTGAGCGTTCCATGAAGCTTTTCCAGGAGACGGTTTCATCCTGTGATTCTGAGGATGAGATCCCTGATGCTGCGGTGAGGCTGGTTGATGATCACCTCCAGGCCAACAGGAGGGTTCCGGGGTTCGGGCACCGGTACCATAACGCGGACCCCCGGGCTGTCCGGTTACTGGAACTTGCAGAGGATTATGGCTGCGTGGGACCCCACACCAGCCTTGCACTGGAGGTCCAGGAGATACTCCTGGAACGCAAGGGAGTCCGGATGAACGTTGACGGGGCCAACGCTGGCATACTATCAGACATGGGATTCGACTGGAGGACCGGAGCAGGAGTATTCATGATAGGACGCCTCCCAGGACTCATATCCCACGTATACGAGGAAAAGGTCAGGGAACCAGCCTTCAGAAAATTCTTCGAAATCGAAGAAATACACTACGACGGCGAAGAGGAGAGAGACCTTTCGGCTGGAGCCGACCTGGAGCCCATGCCCGAGTAG
- a CDS encoding fumarate hydratase, with the protein MDIAGRVRDAIIRASTTYSPDVLGAYERALEVEEDERSAWILELLIENARIAEREGRPLCDDTGIPHLIVEVGEDATLPPGFFNHLKRGVEDGLRELPGRPMAVRGDEVERIEQSRGLYSDPAKLPPAPFLVDSAPGEGVRIHVLMLGGGPEIRARTRRVFHRHSYRKVFEEVITWMKTEVPMLGCTPCIPVIGVGRTHFEATGLMLRAMATGSLDEQSWIEDYITESLNSTGTGPLGLGGSTTALGALVKVGPQRASGVRIVSMRLACCVEPRRATIDL; encoded by the coding sequence TTGGATATCGCCGGGAGGGTCAGGGATGCCATCATCCGTGCATCCACAACCTACTCCCCCGACGTCCTCGGGGCCTACGAGAGGGCCCTTGAGGTGGAGGAGGATGAGAGATCCGCATGGATACTTGAACTTCTAATTGAAAACGCCCGCATAGCAGAGAGGGAGGGAAGACCCCTCTGCGATGATACAGGGATACCCCACCTGATAGTGGAGGTGGGTGAGGACGCCACTCTACCTCCAGGATTCTTCAACCATCTGAAGAGGGGTGTTGAGGATGGCCTCAGGGAACTTCCGGGTCGTCCAATGGCTGTGAGGGGTGATGAGGTGGAGAGGATAGAGCAGAGCAGGGGACTGTACAGTGACCCGGCGAAACTTCCACCGGCACCCTTCCTGGTGGATTCAGCACCCGGTGAGGGGGTTAGGATCCACGTCCTCATGCTGGGAGGAGGCCCTGAGATAAGGGCCAGGACAAGGAGGGTATTCCACAGGCACAGTTATAGAAAAGTATTTGAGGAAGTTATAACATGGATGAAAACAGAGGTCCCGATGCTGGGGTGCACACCATGCATACCGGTTATAGGTGTCGGGAGAACTCATTTTGAGGCCACTGGCCTCATGCTCAGGGCCATGGCAACAGGAAGTCTTGATGAACAGTCCTGGATTGAAGATTACATCACAGAATCCCTTAACAGTACAGGGACGGGGCCCCTTGGTCTTGGGGGATCCACTACCGCCCTGGGGGCCCTGGTTAAGGTGGGACCCCAGAGGGCCAGCGGTGTGAGGATAGTCTCAATGAGGCTGGCATGCTGTGTGGAACCCAGAAGGGCAACAATAGATCTCTGA